Within Spinacia oleracea cultivar Varoflay chromosome 4, BTI_SOV_V1, whole genome shotgun sequence, the genomic segment TTTGTGTGACGGGCTCTGTGTTTGGGTTTGTGTTTGGGCTTGTGTTTGGGTGTGGCTGAAAGTCATCATCATGGTCATCACTGTACTATATTATGTCATCTGAAAACTCATGTTAGCTGGGCATTTGAACAGGAAGAGGTTTCATGTAGCTGGCCATACATTCTTTGTGCAAAGGAAAGATGTCCTCATGAAATTTTACATCTCTTGATACAAATTAGGACTTGTTCAAGAGATTCAGGAGCCTGTATCCCTTTTGAATTACAAGATACCCTAGAAAGACACAAGGTACACCCCTTGCTTCAAATTTGTCACCAGTTTGGTCTGGATTTGTGGCAATGCTTAAACAACCCAAGACTATCAAGTGATCATAGTTTGGAGGAGAGTTGTTCAGAGCTTCATAAGGAGTTTTATTCTGCAAAACTGGTGTGGGAAGTCTGTTTATCAGATGTACAACAGTCAATGCACACTCACTCCAGTATTTCAGAGGTAAGTTTGCATGAAACCTCAGAGCTCTGCTCACTTCCAGAACATGTCTATGCTTTCTTTAAACCCTTGCATTCTGTTGAGGTCTCTTTACACAAGAAGTTTGATGGATGATTCCCATCTTTGCAAAGAACAGTTTACATTCCTCATCATCGAACTCAAGTGCATTGTCTGACCTGATAATCTTGATCTTCTTATTGTActaagtattcacatagttaCTGAACATTCTATTGTTTCAAATGACTCAGATTTGGGCTTCTGCAGGTACAGCCAGGTCATTCTTGAGAAATCATCCACAATTGTCATGAAATATCTATATTTTCCTCTTGATATTACTCTGTAGGGCCCCAGAGATCAATATGTATTAACTCAAATGGTTGAGCAGCATGTGAGTCACTCAGAGAAAAAAGTAGCTTGGTGAACTTAGACATAGGACAagttatgcatgtatgagtttTGTCTTTCACATATGGTTGTACACAAGGGATATATCTGAGTTTCGACTTAGGTGCATGACCCAATCTATGATGCCAAAGATCATACAAGTCAGTTCCAGAGCTTGCATTTCCAACTATCCTTCTTGTTTCTTCCTCTGGTCCTTTTAAATAGTATAGACCATGCTTCATTTCACCTTTTCCTCTGAGTTCCTTTGTCAAGGAATCTACAACTGTACATGTCCTAGGTGAGAACATTACATCACAAAGATTGTCTTTATACAACTTATGAATGGACACCAAGTTGTGTTTAAATTGAGGGACATACAACACATTCATCATCTCAAGACCATTTGATAGAGTGATGTCACAATAGTGAGTTATCATTTCCCTTGCACCAGTTGGCAAGTTGATTGTGAGATTTGATGGTGCTTTTCTCACATTTGTCAGCAAGTCTAGGATTCCTGTCATGTGATCAGATGCACCTGAATCCATTATCCATTCATCATACTTTGCACTAAAATAGGTCATCGTTCCAGAGAAAGCATTATCCAACTTATCATCAGTTTCTGAATGTTTCATGGGATTAAGTGTTGTTACTGCACTTTGAGGTATCAACTTTAGTAATTTTCCAGCTGCTGACTTGAGAAAACAATCTCATCATCTTTTTCACTCATCCCTTGAGCTGTATTGGCTGATTTCGGACCACTTGAGGTGGCTCCCTTGTTGCCTAACCACCTTGTTCCAGAGGACTGGTTTTTGTTTTCAGCCTTGTTCCCAGACTTCTTGTTGTATTTGTAATGCCATTTAGGAACCCCACAACAGTCCACCACCTTTCACTGGTGTGTCCTTTGATTCCACAAGCAGTGCAGGTTACAGTTCTATCTGCACTCACACTACCTTTGATATACATAGCAGAGGTGTCACTATCCAAACTACCACTGTGGATCAGTACATCTCTTTGAGTTTCTTCTTGTTGTATCACAACACATGCAGACTTAACAGATGGTAAAGGTGATTTCATAAGCAACTGACTTCTTTGTGGACTATAGACATCATCAAGTTCATTAAGAAACTGAAACAATTTAGCTTCTTCTTTCTGAGTCCCAATAGCTTTCATTACAGCTGTGACATCTTGTGCAACAGTTGTGAGCATAGGCATCATGTTCATTGATTCAATTTCATCCCAAAGACTACTCATACGCTCATAGTAGTGTAATATTCATCTATTTTCCTACCATTTTGTTTTAGGTTAAACAAGTCTTTACTAAGCTTATATTTTCTAGATCCATTAGAAAGAATAAACCTTTTTTCTAACTGTTTCCATGCCTCATGAGCATTCTTAACAAACATAATAGAATTTTTAATGGATTCAGAAACATTAGTGTGAAGCCAGCAAGTTACCAGATCATTGCAGGTATCCCACTGAGTTGCATTGGGTTCATCCTCGGTGCTCCTTATCACAGTGTCATTGACAAATCCAAGCTTTCTTTTGGATGAGAGTTGTATCTCAAACAATCTCCTCCATGCTCTATAGTCAGCAGCACCTTGCAACTTAGCCACACTAATGGAAAGAGGTCCATCAGATGGATGGAGAAACAAGGGGTTCTGCATATCTGAAAAAGTAAACCTCGATCCCATAGCTACTGAAAGTGTTGTCACCCAGATTCACTCACTTGTGGCTATAAAGATGAAAACTTTGAGGTGATTTCCTATGAATAACTTCACTCTTACAAACTTCACTCTGATTCTCGATGTTCTGAACTCCtacagctctgataccatgaagatTTTCATCAACGAAATGTAGTGAGTTGCGGAAATTGTTTGAGGAAAGAGAGGAAGAGAAAGACTGAAATTTGTAGCCCAAGTATTTTTGTTATTCTTACTTGACTGCTGCCCTTACAACATTTGTCTTAAATACCACAATGCCAATCATTTGTGGTGGCTAACCTAGTACTACAAAAGACCAGATTAACCTTGCTTACAATCagaaaaaaaacaacaacaacatattGGCTAAAAAACAAGTAAAGAAACAACCCGAAAGTACAAGATAAAAGGGCCTTAAGTGAGAATGGGCTTGCTTCAATTGGGCTAAACCtcttaataatttatttattttaaaatttaaagacATGAATATATATATCTAGTAAGTCATTACGTAACGCTTATCCTAAGTTGGACCTAACAATAATACAAGGGGGAAATATTCtaactcaaaaatcaaaattgaagAGATGCAAAAAGAGTATTATTGACAAGGTATGATTGTTGGCTCCAAAGGACTAAAGGGATCGCTATTGCAATTGTCGTAGCTCGCAATGTCAGCAATCAGTTCTCCCTGTTTCACAAACAAATATGGAGTATGAAAaatgattttgattattataattattggGATTACTCCCTCggaaattattattaaaaaactACGAGTAAAAAACAAAGAATATGTACCTTAGCAATGTTCCTTAAATAAGTTGTTGTGTAATTTCCTGTGGGAAAGATTGCTTCCATCAAGTCTGCTAATACTAGTTGAGGTTGAGACACAGCACCATCGTACCAATCTTGAGAATAACAAACATAACATAATGTCATTTCATGGAACTGTTCTGCTATCTCTTATACGTACATATCCTTAACCCCCTCCGCTTTCAAGTCACGcttaaaacatatattttaaaatatagaaCTTTTTATGCATTTTCGTAAAAGTTATACTACGTACTTTATGAAGTAGAAAGTTTATATTATACAAATATTATACTTCGTAGAAGTATAACATATTAAAAAGAATGTAGCAGATCTCAGATGACTTGACTACATTACTTCTTAACCTGGTTATGCTCTTTATCCACCCTGACCATTCGGCTTGCTACTAGACATAATATAGAGTCTGGCTTGACACACGAGTCCATGGCTACATAATCCAAAAaggttaaaaaaaataaaaataaagtaaaagaaGAGTTAGTGATGTATACTGACCAAGTGAAGCGTTATTCTGCATTCTTTTGTCATATCTCCAAATGCTTTGGTTTGTTAAGAAAGCAA encodes:
- the LOC110776401 gene encoding uncharacterized protein, encoding MKHSETDDKLDNAFSGTMTYFSAKYDEWIMDSGASDHMTGILDLLTNVRKAPSNLTINLPTGAREMITHYCDITLSNGLEMMNVLYVPQFKHNLVSIHKLYKDNLCDVMFSPRTCTVVDSLTKELRGKGEMKHGLYYLKGPEEETRRIVGNASSGTDLYDLWHHRLGHAPKSKLRYIPCVQPYVKDKTHTCITCPMSKFTKLLFSLSDSHAAQPFELIHIDLWGPTELPTPVLQNKTPYEALNNSPPNYDHLIVLGCLSIATNPDQTGDKFEARGVPCVFLGYLPHPNTSPNTNPNTEPVTQTHQPNEPVFPPPLRRSIRPTKPPTWMEHYVNPSVRPSANVLTVTQFPLDKQLSCFLSTMIRTTDPVHFKHVVAQRHWVDAMNTELEALELNGTWEITTFPPGKHVIGCKWLYKTKRKKDGTI